One Thermococcus sp. DNA segment encodes these proteins:
- a CDS encoding MFS transporter: MGGIVVPTAKRPVKRKRTVLKGLEKGRQMHHRPNPGRWFYSFIPFKISTGGAAPLIPLLTMDVGGGPAEVGVVNAIGSTASMLGGLFWGKLSDRLNRRKVFLVAGFLGTALSTILFSIAKSVHQIMMINALYTFFIAATIPVPILIITKAFRLEDWDYAIGRFNEIGGWAWVAGMGVGLLLAQFLGLRGIFIALGMIGLLSVPWGVRTIREVPLHLRRETLGVYAGYVIEKFRYIPNVITHLPRISTRGFGKLYGASLLFWIGAMLYFTQFPVLLRERGFSPSVLYLMGIGNSAVSAFMYMRVGRRLGREGGYSALIRGLLLRAGAFTLIVLAMQLNGPQFLVLSFVSYFMAGYTWAFIGISTTSIISRGASARNRGALIGAYNMISSIGAIAGNFISGFITESLGFTSDFGLASLLILLSVVPLIGGKVKSSGATL; this comes from the coding sequence TTGGGTGGGATTGTGGTACCAACGGCTAAAAGGCCCGTGAAGCGCAAGCGCACCGTCCTAAAAGGACTTGAAAAAGGAAGGCAGATGCATCATAGACCAAACCCCGGTAGATGGTTCTATTCGTTCATTCCGTTCAAGATCTCAACGGGTGGGGCCGCACCGTTAATCCCCCTGCTGACGATGGACGTCGGCGGAGGCCCGGCAGAGGTGGGAGTTGTAAACGCAATAGGCAGCACCGCCTCGATGCTCGGCGGCCTCTTCTGGGGAAAGCTGAGCGACAGACTCAACAGGAGAAAGGTCTTTCTTGTAGCTGGTTTTCTTGGAACAGCACTTTCAACTATTCTATTCTCCATTGCAAAGAGCGTTCACCAAATAATGATGATCAATGCGCTTTACACGTTCTTCATAGCCGCCACCATCCCGGTCCCGATCCTCATCATAACCAAGGCATTCCGCCTAGAAGATTGGGACTACGCGATAGGGAGGTTCAATGAGATCGGAGGCTGGGCCTGGGTTGCTGGGATGGGGGTTGGTCTGCTTCTCGCCCAGTTCCTAGGTCTGAGAGGGATCTTCATCGCGCTCGGGATGATCGGGCTCCTATCCGTTCCGTGGGGCGTTCGAACCATCAGGGAGGTTCCGCTTCATCTGCGCAGAGAAACACTGGGTGTCTACGCCGGCTACGTGATCGAAAAGTTCAGATACATCCCCAACGTTATCACACACCTCCCCAGGATCTCCACAAGGGGATTTGGAAAGCTCTATGGCGCCTCCCTGCTCTTCTGGATCGGCGCGATGCTGTACTTCACCCAGTTTCCAGTTCTCCTGAGGGAGAGGGGATTCAGCCCTTCGGTGCTCTACTTGATGGGCATAGGTAACTCGGCGGTCTCTGCTTTCATGTACATGCGGGTCGGGAGACGGCTGGGGCGTGAGGGAGGTTACAGTGCCCTCATACGAGGACTGCTTCTACGTGCAGGTGCCTTCACGCTCATTGTACTCGCGATGCAACTAAACGGGCCTCAGTTCCTCGTTCTCTCCTTCGTATCGTACTTCATGGCGGGCTATACCTGGGCCTTTATCGGGATATCAACCACTTCAATAATCTCACGCGGGGCAAGTGCCAGGAATCGTGGGGCCCTTATAGGGGCGTACAACATGATCAGCTCCATTGGCGCCATAGCGGGGAACTTCATCAGTGGTTTCATCACGGAGAGCCTTGGATTTACCTCCGATTTTGGCCTAGCATCTCTTCTGATATTGCTATCCGTCGTTCCCCTCATCGGTGGGAAGGTTAAAAGCTCCGGAGCCACATTATAA